A single region of the Bacillus cereus genome encodes:
- a CDS encoding SAM-dependent methyltransferase: MFSVQPIAFVHNERKEIKDDEWGDVKSCITLTDMYTEESIQGIEDFSHIEVIFYFHKVTDEQIQYSARHPRNNSNYPKVGILAQRGKNRPNRIGATIVKVIRRDGKTIVVEGLDAIDGTPILDIKPVMKEFIPREEIMQPEWATDIMKQYWKGNKVK, encoded by the coding sequence ATGTTTTCAGTTCAACCAATCGCATTTGTACATAATGAAAGAAAGGAAATAAAAGATGATGAGTGGGGAGATGTAAAATCCTGTATTACTTTAACTGATATGTATACAGAGGAAAGTATACAAGGGATTGAAGACTTTTCCCATATTGAAGTTATTTTCTATTTTCATAAAGTAACAGATGAACAAATTCAATATTCTGCTAGACACCCTAGAAATAATAGTAATTACCCAAAAGTAGGGATTTTGGCACAGCGTGGAAAAAATCGTCCGAACCGAATAGGAGCGACAATTGTTAAAGTAATAAGAAGAGATGGAAAAACAATCGTTGTTGAAGGATTAGACGCAATTGATGGTACACCTATATTGGATATTAAGCCTGTTATGAAAGAATTTATACCGAGAGAAGAAATAATGCAGCCTGAATGGGCAACGGATATTATGAAACAATATTGGAAGGGGAATAAAGTAAAATGA
- a CDS encoding aminoglycoside phosphotransferase family protein, which yields MKTITAWQNNIQIVKDAANIEEISKGFSPDKKYIITTTEDEKYLLRTGDIKEFERKKIEFQILNEMQERNVQVQRPIELSILEEEGLCYSVFSYLEGEDAKKLLPTYTPKEQYEIGIEAGKDLAKMHVYEAAKDLLPWHERAMEKHRKYLEAYKTCGIKIENDDRIIKFIDENEMYVKNRPNRFQHDDFHLENIIVRDGKYVGVIDFNGYDWGDPLHDFVKIVLFARDVSIPYSIGQIEGYFNGRIPEEFWKLYAVYVGMTVFSSVVWCLRAAPHMLDDMLERLTIVLEDHKDFELSKPIWFQPEKIDMK from the coding sequence ATGAAGACAATTACAGCATGGCAAAACAATATACAAATAGTAAAAGATGCAGCAAATATTGAAGAAATCTCTAAAGGTTTCTCTCCTGATAAAAAATATATCATTACGACTACTGAAGATGAAAAGTATTTGTTACGGACAGGCGATATAAAAGAGTTTGAAAGAAAGAAAATAGAGTTTCAAATTTTGAATGAAATGCAGGAACGAAACGTGCAGGTACAAAGACCAATTGAACTTAGCATATTGGAAGAAGAAGGTTTATGCTATAGTGTTTTTTCATATTTAGAGGGGGAAGATGCGAAAAAGCTGTTGCCTACATATACGCCAAAAGAACAATATGAAATTGGTATAGAAGCAGGAAAAGATTTAGCAAAAATGCATGTATATGAAGCTGCCAAGGACTTACTGCCTTGGCATGAAAGAGCAATGGAAAAACATAGAAAATATTTAGAGGCATATAAAACATGCGGAATCAAAATAGAAAATGATGATAGAATTATTAAGTTTATAGATGAAAATGAAATGTATGTAAAGAACCGTCCGAATCGATTTCAACACGATGATTTTCATTTAGAAAATATAATTGTACGGGATGGAAAATATGTAGGTGTTATTGATTTTAATGGCTATGATTGGGGCGATCCACTGCATGATTTTGTAAAAATTGTATTATTTGCAAGAGACGTTAGTATCCCGTATTCAATCGGACAAATAGAAGGATACTTTAATGGTAGAATACCAGAGGAGTTCTGGAAATTGTATGCGGTGTACGTTGGCATGACGGTTTTCTCTTCAGTTGTTTGGTGTTTACGAGCAGCGCCGCATATGTTAGATGATATGTTAGAACGTCTTACTATAGTTTTAGAGGATCATAAAGACTTTGAGTTATCAAAGCCAATTTGGTTTCAGCCAGAAAAGATTGATATGAAATAG
- a CDS encoding YpjP family protein — MPNWFRKTLVALITVFTFGLVTPPSILLDNAKAADKPTSTAGQQNLESTSYTYEETNDRLTTDTFINYAMQEAEKQSMQKFGSKIGPVIEDEFKDVVLPKIEEAIAELANDVPEESLQSLAISQRPAGGNNEKIFHVYDTKTGNDLLRFHVRRDHPPQDGYYFNFHYHRFDDGYSGHHELGNIYWNTNVPPKWLS; from the coding sequence ATGCCAAATTGGTTTAGAAAAACCTTAGTCGCATTAATTACCGTATTTACATTTGGTCTAGTGACGCCTCCTTCCATATTACTTGATAATGCCAAAGCTGCGGACAAGCCTACGAGCACAGCTGGGCAACAAAATTTGGAGAGTACGTCCTATACATATGAAGAAACGAATGATAGGTTAACCACCGATACTTTTATTAATTATGCGATGCAAGAAGCAGAGAAGCAATCTATGCAAAAATTTGGCTCTAAAATTGGGCCTGTAATTGAAGATGAATTTAAAGATGTTGTATTACCTAAAATTGAAGAGGCAATTGCGGAACTTGCCAATGATGTGCCAGAAGAATCGTTACAATCATTAGCGATTTCTCAAAGACCAGCTGGCGGAAATAATGAAAAGATTTTTCATGTTTATGACACGAAAACAGGAAATGATTTACTGCGATTTCATGTGAGGAGAGATCATCCACCGCAAGATGGATATTATTTTAATTTCCACTATCATCGTTTTGATGATGGATACTCAGGACACCATGAGTTAGGAAATATTTATTGGAATACGAATGTGCCGCCGAAATGGCTGTCTTAA
- a CDS encoding alpha/beta hydrolase — MTRKYDLDLLEKIQEKQETINVKGAKVLVKNIPDCDEKGAMDPRLYKDTKVQMNVMRFMPKNMMKMDASEKSVKNMRKQFNGIKSVPIVTKDINIAHKTVKAEDGYDIPIRIYNSSTKRENAPILYFIHGGGFMAGSPDVVEELVKLIVEKTDILAVSVDYRLAPENPFPTGHTDCYTTLKWIYENAGTLGGDKNNIFVAGDSAGGNLTQYCTTKDLEDGRKYVKGQLLLYPTINMCDYEDEFYSWSIDKYEIAPKYKKGLEKMLNIMHSMVGGMSEVLGTKEINSKYLSPYVDVSSDYPSTFITVGEHDFLMIECLAYAAKLTNKGVDTETVLYRGLGHAYGDNVGVYPQSEDLAIEMGNFILKHSGK, encoded by the coding sequence ATGACTAGAAAATATGACTTAGACTTATTAGAAAAAATTCAAGAAAAACAAGAAACCATCAATGTGAAGGGGGCAAAAGTCTTAGTAAAAAACATACCAGATTGTGATGAAAAAGGAGCGATGGATCCACGCCTTTATAAGGATACGAAGGTTCAAATGAATGTAATGAGGTTTATGCCTAAAAATATGATGAAAATGGATGCTTCTGAAAAATCGGTAAAGAATATGCGAAAACAATTTAATGGAATTAAAAGTGTTCCAATTGTCACTAAAGACATAAATATTGCGCATAAAACAGTGAAAGCGGAAGATGGCTATGATATACCTATAAGAATTTATAACAGTAGTACTAAACGAGAGAATGCACCAATTTTATACTTTATTCATGGTGGCGGATTTATGGCAGGATCACCTGATGTGGTAGAAGAACTTGTGAAATTGATAGTAGAAAAAACAGATATACTAGCCGTTTCTGTGGATTATCGATTAGCTCCAGAAAATCCTTTTCCAACTGGGCATACAGATTGTTACACTACTCTAAAGTGGATTTATGAGAATGCTGGCACATTAGGCGGTGATAAGAATAATATCTTTGTAGCAGGTGATAGTGCAGGAGGGAACTTAACACAGTATTGTACAACTAAAGATTTGGAAGATGGTAGGAAGTACGTGAAGGGACAGTTGCTACTGTATCCTACAATTAACATGTGTGATTATGAAGATGAGTTTTATTCTTGGAGTATAGATAAATATGAAATTGCTCCAAAGTATAAAAAAGGATTAGAAAAAATGCTTAATATTATGCATTCAATGGTTGGAGGTATGTCAGAAGTACTTGGTACGAAAGAAATTAATTCTAAGTATTTAAGTCCATATGTTGATGTATCCTCAGACTATCCAAGTACATTTATTACGGTAGGAGAGCATGATTTTTTAATGATAGAATGCTTAGCTTATGCAGCTAAATTAACTAACAAAGGAGTTGATACCGAAACAGTTCTTTATCGTGGTTTAGGGCACGCTTATGGAGATAACGTAGGTGTCTATCCTCAAAGTGAAGATTTAGCAATTGAAATGGGGAATTTTATATTAAAGCATAGTGGAAAGTAG
- a CDS encoding ABC transporter permease, whose product MIKQQFNKRLRHELQRKWKSIRSVTDWTVALYIIIPALIFAGIYYRSLWMKELSMEETVYFGLGLLAFYFVTFSRGVRSFFEQADSLFLISYPNHMQKLMRLGMMYTFIRIAITNVIVIFIMLPILMKSMGATSIQIVLFWIFFTVFRFMLSLLMRFINVRVGKRWVLWIVKDVVFSISLIFFGISIFFIYKNPLYSVLFIGLAALLTVVLVKEKMNYKNYFFKEVEKEKEESMRWMRGIMQVGGHAAKPSSSNKKPWMFPHSKKILGKKADSRIIESFLKEFLRTSSALMFYVQIVLISTVSIIVTPKWITAIILVFALIAISRYARDYWNEFTKKMFLHLYCDEGKLLLLRWKADRYLLFPAVFIYGTVILSQFYLLPAVIIGVIFIVFIGWIVFLP is encoded by the coding sequence ATGATTAAACAACAGTTTAATAAAAGGTTACGTCATGAATTGCAAAGAAAATGGAAGTCGATTCGTTCTGTTACAGATTGGACAGTCGCATTATATATTATTATTCCAGCACTTATATTTGCGGGGATTTACTATCGTTCACTATGGATGAAAGAATTATCGATGGAAGAGACCGTTTATTTTGGATTAGGCTTACTCGCGTTTTATTTTGTCACATTTTCAAGAGGAGTTCGCTCATTTTTTGAGCAAGCAGATAGCTTATTTTTAATTTCGTATCCAAATCATATGCAAAAATTAATGAGGCTTGGCATGATGTATACGTTTATTCGGATTGCGATAACGAACGTAATTGTAATATTTATTATGTTACCTATATTGATGAAAAGTATGGGAGCGACAAGTATACAAATCGTACTATTTTGGATTTTCTTTACTGTTTTTCGATTTATGCTATCGTTGTTGATGAGATTCATAAATGTACGTGTGGGGAAACGATGGGTTTTATGGATAGTAAAAGATGTTGTATTTTCTATTAGCTTAATTTTTTTTGGAATCAGTATATTTTTTATTTATAAAAATCCGTTGTACTCAGTATTATTTATCGGTCTAGCAGCTTTACTTACTGTAGTCTTAGTAAAAGAAAAGATGAATTATAAAAATTACTTTTTTAAAGAAGTTGAGAAAGAAAAAGAAGAAAGTATGCGCTGGATGAGAGGGATTATGCAAGTTGGTGGACATGCGGCGAAACCAAGTAGTTCGAATAAAAAACCGTGGATGTTCCCTCACTCTAAAAAGATATTAGGAAAAAAAGCGGATTCACGTATTATTGAATCTTTTTTAAAAGAATTTTTGCGTACAAGTAGTGCTTTAATGTTTTATGTTCAAATTGTTTTAATAAGTACTGTAAGCATTATCGTAACTCCGAAGTGGATAACAGCTATTATTCTTGTATTTGCTTTAATTGCTATTTCTCGCTATGCACGTGATTATTGGAATGAATTTACAAAGAAAATGTTTCTACACTTATATTGTGACGAAGGAAAATTACTATTATTAAGATGGAAGGCGGATCGTTATTTGCTCTTTCCAGCCGTATTCATATACGGGACGGTCATCCTTTCTCAGTTTTATTTATTGCCAGCAGTAATTATTGGGGTTATTTTTATAGTATTCATTGGTTGGATTGTATTTTTACCATAG
- a CDS encoding ABC transporter ATP-binding protein yields the protein MLEVNIRSAGYEIGEKTVRDIAFAIEKGELVALIGANGAGKSTTIKSMLGLLVNMDAEISFGEKKNPYAYVPEHPTYYDYLTLWEHIELLMAARGNEVGNWEDKARKLLHTFRMEKHIHEYISKFSKGMKQKSMLILAFLTEPDFYIIDEPFIGLDPVATKEFLNYLYKEKERGAGILLCTHVLDTAERICERFLLISQGTLVADGHLEAIQSLAEMPGSTLLDCFDAVVRREQHD from the coding sequence ATGCTAGAGGTGAATATCCGCTCAGCTGGATATGAAATTGGTGAAAAGACAGTTCGTGATATTGCATTTGCAATTGAAAAAGGCGAGTTAGTGGCTCTTATTGGTGCAAATGGCGCAGGAAAGAGTACGACAATTAAATCGATGCTCGGTTTGCTAGTCAATATGGATGCTGAAATTTCGTTTGGTGAAAAGAAAAATCCATATGCATATGTACCGGAGCACCCCACTTATTATGATTACTTAACTTTGTGGGAACATATTGAATTACTAATGGCTGCCCGTGGAAATGAAGTGGGAAATTGGGAGGACAAAGCAAGGAAATTATTACATACGTTTCGAATGGAAAAACATATACACGAATACATATCAAAGTTTTCAAAAGGTATGAAACAAAAGTCGATGCTTATATTAGCATTTTTAACAGAGCCAGATTTTTATATTATTGATGAGCCTTTTATTGGTTTAGATCCAGTAGCTACGAAAGAATTTTTGAATTATTTATATAAAGAAAAAGAGCGAGGAGCTGGAATTTTACTTTGTACGCACGTACTAGATACAGCTGAAAGAATTTGTGAAAGATTTTTACTCATTTCGCAAGGTACATTAGTAGCAGATGGGCATTTAGAGGCGATACAATCGTTAGCAGAAATGCCAGGAAGCACACTGTTAGATTGCTTCGATGCAGTTGTAAGGCGAGAGCAGCATGATTAA
- a CDS encoding AraC family transcriptional regulator, translating into MKVRQGKYEEIKLHDRIPGMVEYIEDTMLPTGFHYYIPPHWHRSIEISLVVYGEVFLYVNGQKKKVSAGEFIFVNSGDVHEFEKVENTSCAVMMLIISYEFLKELNEDFDKYRFNIKESVVQKTNLQQMFYELKGLVTNSDDLTYIKINSLIYEIVYILLRYCKDGENINNDFQLENRQKEIITYIYKHYDEELKLKDVAKHFFVSEEHFSRMFKKSFGSNFTTFLTRYRLYKAYEDIIRSTNSIQDIALKHGFPNVKSFISQFKDKYGYTPLQYRKNIISKNDYNRIKYEQQ; encoded by the coding sequence TTGAAAGTCAGGCAAGGAAAATATGAAGAAATAAAATTACACGATAGAATTCCAGGAATGGTTGAATATATAGAGGACACAATGTTACCTACTGGTTTTCACTATTATATTCCTCCGCATTGGCATAGAAGTATTGAAATTAGTCTAGTCGTATATGGAGAAGTTTTCTTGTATGTGAATGGGCAAAAAAAGAAAGTATCCGCGGGTGAATTTATTTTTGTAAATAGTGGAGATGTTCATGAATTTGAAAAAGTTGAAAATACAAGTTGTGCAGTCATGATGCTAATTATTTCTTATGAATTTCTTAAAGAGCTAAATGAAGATTTTGATAAATATAGATTTAATATAAAAGAATCAGTTGTTCAGAAAACTAACCTCCAGCAAATGTTTTATGAATTAAAGGGGTTAGTCACAAACTCTGATGATTTAACTTACATAAAAATTAATAGTTTAATTTATGAAATTGTTTATATTCTATTGCGATATTGCAAAGATGGGGAGAATATAAACAATGATTTTCAACTTGAAAATAGACAGAAAGAAATAATTACGTATATTTACAAACATTATGATGAGGAACTAAAACTGAAAGATGTGGCTAAACATTTTTTTGTAAGTGAAGAACATTTTTCACGTATGTTTAAAAAATCATTCGGATCAAATTTCACCACTTTTTTAACGAGATACAGGCTCTATAAAGCGTATGAAGATATTATTAGAAGTACAAATTCTATACAAGATATAGCGCTGAAACATGGATTTCCAAATGTGAAATCATTTATTTCACAGTTTAAAGACAAATATGGATATACACCATTACAGTATAGGAAAAATATCATATCAAAAAATGACTATAATCGAATCAAATATGAACAACAATAA
- a CDS encoding GNAT family N-acetyltransferase, whose protein sequence is MRIYEATIADLDGLASVFNNYRVFYRQDSDIEGAKVFLRNRIERKESIIFVAVEDGEYIGFTQLYPSFSSISMKELWILNDLFVQQAKRGAGTGKKLLEAAKEFALENGAKGLKLQTEIDNLSAQRLYAENGYLRDNRYFHYELTF, encoded by the coding sequence ATGAGAATATATGAGGCAACAATTGCAGATTTAGATGGACTAGCATCGGTTTTTAATAATTATCGCGTATTTTATCGACAAGATTCCGATATTGAAGGAGCAAAAGTATTTTTACGAAATCGAATTGAGAGAAAAGAATCCATTATTTTCGTGGCAGTTGAAGATGGAGAATATATCGGGTTCACGCAACTATATCCATCATTTTCTTCTATTTCAATGAAAGAGTTATGGATTTTAAATGATCTGTTTGTACAACAGGCGAAGCGCGGAGCTGGAACAGGTAAAAAATTATTAGAGGCCGCAAAAGAATTTGCATTAGAAAATGGTGCAAAAGGTTTAAAACTACAAACAGAAATTGATAATTTATCAGCACAGCGACTATATGCTGAAAATGGATATTTAAGAGATAATCGTTATTTCCATTATGAATTAACTTTTTGA
- a CDS encoding GNAT family N-acetyltransferase, translated as MSVQIREATIDDIDSLCSLTKELKGSSISNEDMKNRLQFVKMSPFDFLYVYEEDNTIFGLLGFRIRENLEDVTRYGEISIISVDSTIRRKGIGQVLMDYAEQLAKEHDCIGTWLVSGMNRKEAHPFYEKLGYEVNGYRFVKYF; from the coding sequence ATGTCAGTTCAAATTCGTGAAGCGACTATAGATGATATAGATTCACTTTGTTCTCTTACAAAAGAATTAAAAGGATCCTCTATCTCTAATGAAGATATGAAGAATCGTCTACAATTCGTAAAAATGAGCCCTTTTGATTTTTTATATGTATATGAGGAAGATAATACTATTTTTGGATTACTAGGATTTCGTATACGTGAAAATTTAGAAGATGTAACTCGTTATGGAGAAATTTCAATTATTAGTGTTGATTCTACAATACGTCGAAAAGGTATTGGACAAGTGTTAATGGATTATGCAGAACAATTAGCAAAAGAGCATGACTGTATTGGTACTTGGCTTGTTAGTGGAATGAACCGCAAAGAAGCACACCCCTTTTATGAAAAATTGGGCTATGAAGTAAATGGGTATCGATTTGTAAAATATTTTTAA
- a CDS encoding HAD-IIIA family hydrolase, producing the protein MTNIEAIFIDRDGTIGGDTTIHYPGSFTLFPFTKESLQKLKAKNIKLFSFTNQPGIADGLATVNDFAKELKEFGFDDIYLCPHKHGDGCECRKPSTGMLLQAAEKHGLDLTKCAVIGDRWTDIVAGTKVNATTILVRTGAGYDALHTFRDKWAHIEPNYIAENFEDATNWILNHQ; encoded by the coding sequence ATGACAAACATTGAAGCAATATTCATTGATCGTGACGGAACAATTGGTGGTGATACTACAATACATTATCCAGGTTCTTTCACATTATTTCCTTTTACGAAAGAATCTCTACAAAAATTAAAAGCAAAAAATATAAAGCTTTTCTCTTTTACAAATCAACCAGGTATCGCAGATGGACTAGCGACCGTGAATGATTTTGCGAAAGAATTAAAAGAGTTTGGTTTTGATGATATTTACCTTTGTCCTCATAAACATGGTGATGGATGTGAATGTCGCAAACCGAGCACAGGTATGCTCCTACAAGCAGCGGAAAAACATGGGCTTGATTTAACAAAATGCGCTGTAATCGGTGATCGCTGGACGGATATTGTTGCTGGGACAAAAGTAAATGCAACGACTATATTGGTTCGAACTGGTGCTGGATATGATGCTTTACATACGTTCCGAGATAAATGGGCACATATTGAACCAAACTACATTGCAGAAAACTTTGAAGATGCTACAAATTGGATTTTAAATCATCAATAA
- a CDS encoding S41 family peptidase, with amino-acid sequence MYTEIFKEVVSITHHDYSGFLDKKGWDDPTTYLHKIERLEKHGELTPVQFTEIVGDYLLDFKDNHMFFKMTTKKQPLNSVGFQVKRYEDRLYITSANQEKRVKKGQTILALDNIKIPELLIKYKKYLNETTYDREKWDYALSKSSNCTIIDENGVTQTIPLQKYKQIGYTPNYSLEKYNEDTLLITLTDFTNTEAVNQLIDTYKNELDSFPNLIIDVRMNLGGSDDVFFNLLPYLFEDKEISLFDSSDTMQLNHTERNFHLRMKDFENEDYDSLDELSRLFTDMFIQDLKKNYKKGFVTFDTSGLPKELQSLKIHGRKMPSKVLVLTDVTCASSGDSFVEVAKKSSKVKVIGRPTAGVNDYSNLAVMEWVDTFALCYPTSRLSIIDKGEGMSGIGIQPHIHIPWTPEHIQEDVDLKLALQLLQNEEW; translated from the coding sequence GTGTACACAGAAATTTTCAAAGAAGTTGTTTCAATTACTCACCACGATTATTCGGGGTTTCTCGATAAAAAAGGATGGGACGACCCTACTACATATTTACATAAGATTGAACGATTAGAGAAACATGGAGAGTTAACACCAGTACAATTTACTGAAATTGTAGGAGATTACTTATTAGACTTTAAAGATAATCATATGTTTTTCAAAATGACTACAAAAAAACAACCACTTAATAGTGTTGGGTTTCAAGTTAAACGATATGAAGATCGGTTATACATTACATCAGCTAACCAAGAAAAACGAGTGAAAAAAGGACAGACTATTCTTGCATTAGATAACATAAAAATTCCTGAGCTATTAATAAAATATAAAAAATATTTAAATGAGACTACCTATGATCGTGAAAAATGGGACTATGCTTTATCGAAGTCATCCAATTGTACAATTATAGATGAAAATGGAGTAACCCAAACTATTCCTTTACAAAAGTATAAACAAATCGGTTACACGCCTAACTATTCATTAGAAAAGTATAATGAAGATACACTCTTAATTACTTTGACAGACTTCACAAATACTGAAGCTGTTAATCAATTAATAGATACATACAAAAACGAGCTTGATTCTTTTCCGAACTTAATTATAGACGTCCGAATGAATCTCGGTGGAAGTGATGACGTTTTTTTCAACTTACTTCCGTACTTATTTGAAGACAAAGAGATTTCGCTTTTCGATTCTTCGGATACAATGCAATTAAATCATACAGAAAGAAACTTTCATTTACGAATGAAAGACTTCGAAAATGAAGATTATGATTCTTTAGACGAACTTTCAAGATTATTCACTGATATGTTTATTCAAGATTTAAAAAAGAATTATAAAAAAGGATTCGTTACATTTGATACTTCTGGGTTACCAAAAGAACTTCAATCATTAAAAATACACGGAAGAAAAATGCCAAGTAAAGTATTAGTACTAACAGACGTAACATGCGCAAGCTCCGGCGACTCCTTTGTAGAAGTAGCAAAAAAATCATCTAAAGTGAAAGTAATAGGTCGCCCTACCGCTGGTGTAAATGATTATTCTAATTTAGCAGTAATGGAATGGGTTGATACATTTGCTCTTTGCTACCCTACTTCACGGCTTTCTATTATAGATAAAGGCGAAGGAATGTCCGGAATTGGTATACAACCGCATATACATATCCCTTGGACTCCGGAACATATACAAGAAGATGTGGATTTAAAGTTAGCATTACAACTGCTTCAAAACGAAGAATGGTAA
- a CDS encoding VOC family protein: protein MNTLRAGIHHIEFWVANLEESISFYDMLFSIIGWRKLSEGAYSTGESEIYFKEVDEEIVKTLGPRHICYQAINRKVVDEVSGFLVDTNVKIIRGPIEINHYSDGYYTIDFYDPNGFIVEVAYTPNAEM, encoded by the coding sequence ATGAATACACTTCGAGCAGGTATTCATCATATTGAATTTTGGGTAGCAAATTTAGAGGAGTCTATTTCTTTTTACGATATGTTGTTTTCAATAATTGGATGGAGAAAATTAAGCGAAGGAGCATATAGTACGGGAGAAAGTGAAATATATTTTAAAGAAGTAGACGAGGAAATTGTAAAGACGTTAGGACCGAGACATATTTGTTATCAAGCTATTAATAGAAAAGTAGTTGATGAGGTATCAGGATTTTTAGTCGATACTAATGTGAAGATTATACGTGGTCCTATCGAAATAAATCATTATTCGGATGGGTACTATACAATAGACTTTTATGACCCGAATGGTTTTATTGTAGAGGTTGCGTATACACCGAATGCGGAAATGTAA
- a CDS encoding HAD family hydrolase yields MQKYIVFDFDGTLVDSQNIFVPIYNQLAEKHGYKTVSEEEIEPLRKLTMSERCKKLDVPLYKLPILALEFYKLYQPAIKDLVLFHGMKDVLDELHKKGYGIAVISSNSEEHIRTFLHNNGIGNIQEVYCSKNLFGKDKMIKRFLKSKKLTEQDMLYVGDEQRDIAACKKAGVNVIWVSWGYDVIETVKGDAPDYMVNTPMEIMQVVQGAHS; encoded by the coding sequence ATGCAAAAATACATTGTTTTTGACTTTGACGGCACATTAGTAGATTCACAAAATATATTTGTACCGATTTATAATCAACTTGCTGAAAAGCATGGGTATAAGACAGTTAGTGAGGAAGAAATTGAGCCTTTACGAAAATTAACTATGTCGGAGAGATGTAAAAAGCTTGATGTACCACTTTATAAACTACCTATATTAGCATTAGAGTTTTATAAATTATATCAACCCGCTATAAAAGATCTCGTTTTATTCCATGGGATGAAGGATGTATTAGATGAATTACATAAAAAAGGATACGGGATTGCGGTCATATCATCGAACTCAGAAGAGCATATTAGGACATTTTTACATAATAATGGCATCGGGAATATACAAGAAGTGTATTGTTCTAAAAACTTATTCGGTAAAGATAAAATGATTAAAAGGTTTTTAAAATCGAAAAAGCTAACAGAACAAGATATGTTGTATGTCGGTGATGAACAACGTGATATAGCAGCTTGTAAAAAAGCTGGTGTAAATGTAATTTGGGTTTCTTGGGGATATGACGTTATTGAAACGGTAAAAGGGGATGCGCCAGATTATATGGTCAATACGCCAATGGAAATAATGCAAGTAGTACAGGGAGCACATTCTTAA